One genomic region from Cucumis melo cultivar AY chromosome 9, USDA_Cmelo_AY_1.0, whole genome shotgun sequence encodes:
- the LOC103482719 gene encoding thaumatin-like protein, which yields MAMISSICFLFFLSLLSFFSHTHAATFQIRNNCPFAVWAAAVPGGGRRLNQNDVWTLNVNPGTVAARIWARTNCNFDGSGRGRCQTGDCGGLLQCQAYGTPPNTLAEYALNQFNNLDFFDISFVDGFNVPMEFSPTSSGCTRGIRCTADINGQCPNELRAPGGCNNPCTVFGGDRYCCTAPNSSCGPTDYSRFFKDRCPDAYSYPKDDATSTFTCPGGTNYRVVFCP from the exons ATGGCTATGATCTCTAgtatttgttttctcttttttctttctcttctttctttcttttcccacACCCATGCAGCTACTTTTCAAATCCGCAACAACTGCCCCTTCGCTGTTTGGGCTGCTGCAGTACCCGGTGGCGGACGACGACTTAATCAGAACGATGTTTGGACACTTAACGTGAATCCCGGCACTGTTGCTGCTCGTATTTGGGCTCGAACTAACTGCAACTTCGACGGTTCGGGCCGTGGTAGATGTCAGACCGGCGATTGTGGTGGCCTCCTCCAATGCCAAGCTTACGGCACTCCGCCGAATACCCTTGCCGAATATGCGTTGAACCAATTCAATAACTTAGACTTCTTTGATATCTCTTTCGTTGATGGGTTTAACGTCCCTATGGAGTTCAGCCCAACTTCTAGCGGATGCACTCGTGGCATCAG GTGCACCGCGGACATCAACGGGCAGTGCCCTAACGAGCTTAGGGCTCCTGGAGGGTGCAACAACCCGTGTACTGTGTTCGGCGGGGATCGATACTGCTGTACGGCCCCGAACAGCAGCTGTGGACCGACGGATTACTCAAGGTTCTTCAAGGATAGGTGTCCAGATGCATATAGTTACCCAAAAGATGATGCAACCAGCACATTCACTTGCCCTGGAGGAACCAACTATAGGGTTGTTTTCTGCCCTTAG
- the LOC103482717 gene encoding bifunctional UDP-glucose 4-epimerase and UDP-xylose 4-epimerase 1, which produces MGSLERTILVTGGAGFIGTHTVVQLLKEGFSVSILDNLDNSVLEAVDRVRELVGPKLSQKLEFNLGDLRKKEDIENLFSRTRFDAVIHFAGLKAVGESVAFPRRYFDNNLVGTINLYEVMAKYDCKKMVFSSSATVYGQPEKIPCVEDFELVALNPYGRTKLFLEEIARDIQKAEPGWGIILLRYFNPVGAHESGTIGEDPKGIPNNLMPYIQQVAVGRLPELNVYGHDYPTKDGSAVRDYIHVMDLADGHIAALRKLFTNEDIGCTAYNLGTGQGTSVLEMVAAFEKASGKKIPIKLCRRRPGDATAVYASTEKAKKELGWTAKYGVEEMCRDQWKWASSNPWGYQKKP; this is translated from the exons ATGGGGAGCTTAGAACGGACGATTCTCGTCACTGGTGGGGCTGGATTCATCGGCACCCACACTGTTGTTCAGCTTCTTAAAGAAGGGTTTAGCGTTTCCATTCTCGACAATCTTGATAATTCGGTTCTTGAAGCCGTTGATCGGGTTAGGGAATTGGTCGGCCCGAAACTTTCGCAGAAACTTGAGTTTAATTTG GGAGACCTGAGAAAGAAGGAGGACATAGAGAATTTGTTTTCCAGGACGAG ATTTGATGCTGTTATTCATTTTGCTGGTCTTAAAGCTGTTGGGGAGAGTGTTGCTTTCCCACGTAGATATTTCGATAATAATCTTGTTGGAACCATCAATCTCTATGAGGTTATGGCAAAATATGATTGCAAGAAG ATGGTTTTCTCGTCATCTGCGACTGTTTATGGTCAGCCTGAGAAAATTCCGTGTGTTGAAGATTTTGAATTAGTGGCATTGAATCCTTATGGTCGGACGAAG CTTTTCTTGGAAGAGATTGCTCGAGACATTCAAAAAGCAGAGCCCGGTTGGGGAATCATCTTGTTGAGATACTTCAACCCTGTTGGGGCTCATGAGAGTGGTACAATTGGTGAAGACCCAAAGGGTATTCCTAACAACCTAATGCCTTACATTCAGCAAGTCGCAGTCGGTAGACTACCGGAGCTCAATGTATATGGTCATGACTATCCAACAAAAGACGGCAGCGCT GTCCGAGACTATATCCATGTTATGGACTTAGCCGATGGACACATTGCTGCTCTTCGAAAACTTTTTACGAATGAAGATATAG GGTGCACTGCCTACAATTTGGGGACTGGACAGGGCACATCCGTGCTAGAAATGGTTGCAGCATTTGAGAAGGCCTCGGGCAAG AAAATCCCTATAAAACTATGCCGAAGGAGGCCTGGTGATGCAACAGCAGTGTATGCATCGACAGAGAAAGCCAAGAAAGAACTCGGCTGGAC GGCAAAATATGGCGTAGAGGAAATGTGTAGGGACCAATGGAAGTGGGCAAGCAGCAATCCATGGGGATACCAAAAGAAACCTTAA
- the LOC103482720 gene encoding protein P21-like: MGITNICFLLFLSLIPFYSHTHAATFEVHNKCPFSVWAAAVPGGGQQLNQNDIWIFDVNPGTVAARVWARTNCNFDDSGHGGCETGDCGGLLQCQAYGSPPNTLAEYALNQFNNLDFFDISLVDGFNVPMEFSPTSGDCRGISCNADINGQCPNELRAPGGCNNPCTVFGGDQYCCTDPNSSCGPTDYSRFFKDRCPDAYSYPKDDETSTFTCPGGTNYRVVFCP; this comes from the exons ATGGGTATCACTAATAtttgttttctcttatttctttCTCTTATTCCTTTCTATTCCCACACCCATGCAGCTACTTTTGAAGTCCACAACAAGTGCCCCTTCTCTGTTTGGGCTGCCGCCGTACCCGGCGGCGGACAACAACTCAATCAAAACGATATTTGGATATTTGACGTGAATCCCGGCACTGTTGCCGCACGTGTTTGGGCTCGAACTAACTGCAACTTCGACGATTCCGGCCATGGAGGATGTGAGACTGGCGATTGTGGTGGTCTCCTCCAATGCCAAGCATATGGCAGTCCGCCGAACACCCTCGCTGAATACGCGTTGAACCAATTCAATAACTTGGACTTCTTCGATATCTCTCTCGTCGATGGGTTTAACGTTCCAATGGAGTTCAGCCCGACATCTGGTGACTGTCGTGGCATCAG TTGTAATGCAGACATCAATGGGCAGTGCCCGAACGAGCTTAGAGCTCCTGGAGGGTGCAACAACCCGTGCACCGTGTTCGGTGGTGATCAATACTGCTGCACCGACCCGAACAGCAGCTGTGGGCCGACGGACTACTCTAGGTTCTTCAAGGATAGGTGCCCAGATGCATATAGTTACCCAAAAGATGATGAAACCAGCACATTCACTTGCCCTGGGGGAACCAACTATAGGGTCGTCTTCTGCCCTTAA